The proteins below are encoded in one region of Juglans microcarpa x Juglans regia isolate MS1-56 chromosome 4D, Jm3101_v1.0, whole genome shotgun sequence:
- the LOC121261409 gene encoding receptor protein kinase CLAVATA1-like — MRNLSWVLLHVPVVFLLFSACSSSYSSDLEVLLKLKSAMNGPNVSGLVDWPENSSSPTAHCSFSGVSCDHDSRVVSLNVSYIPLCGFIPREIGLLNKLVNLTIAADNLTGRLPVEIANLTSLKVLNISNNLFTGNFPGEIFLGMTELEILDTYNNNFSGPLPTELAILKRIKHLSLGGNFFSGPIPDVYSEIQSLEYLGLNGNSQTGKFPASLGRLSNLKEMYVGYFNAFDGGIPPELGSLSSLQVLDMSSCNLTGEIPKSLNLLKNLQLLFLQINRLTGYIPPELSGLVSLRQLDLSINELAGEIPESFSTLTNITLINLFKNHLRGPIPAYFGDLPNLEVLQVWENNFTFELPNNLGQNGKLKLFDVATNQLTGPVPLVLCAGGKLKTLILMENFFSGAIPMEIGDCKSLTRIRIAKNLLSGTIPAGIFNLPSVEVVEVSDNYFSGELPLKISGDALETLVLSNNRITGKIPSAIGNLKNLRTLSLEMNRLSGEIPSELFGLPNLMNINISANNHISGEIPTSIARCTSLSSIDFSRNNLFGEIPKEIAKLMMLSTLNLSNNQITGCIPEEMRDMSSLVTLDLSNNDLVGRVPSGFVIYDDSSFAGNPNLGPQSHFSCPSSLGEVQNSSQTHGRFCSPVLIVCIAVFVTALLSVPPQSRQPRKQRRHRDRGAREGHVRTH; from the coding sequence ATGAGGAACTTAAGTTGGGTTCTCCTCCATGTTCCTGTAGTTTTCCTCCTTTTCTCTGCATGCTCTTCTTCGTATAGCAGTGACCTCGAGGTGCTATTGAAGCTCAAGTCAGCCATGAATGGACCCAATGTTTCGGGACTGGTGGACTGGCCGGAGAACTCTTCTTCGCCAACAGCCCATTGCTCCTTCTCCGGAGTTTCATGTGACCACGACTCGCGTGTTGTTTCTCTTAATGTGTCTTATATTCCTCTCTGCGGTTTCATTCCGCGGGAGATTGGGTTGCTGAACAAGCTGGTCAACCTAACCATCGCCGCTGACAATCTCACGGGGAGACTTCCAGTGGAGATAGCCAACCTTACGTCACTCAAGGTCCTTAACATCTCCAACAACCTCTTCACTGGGAACTTCCCAGGAGAAATCTTCCTCGGAATGACGGAGCTGGAGATTCTCGACACTTACAACAATAACTTCTCCGGACCGCTTCCAACGGAGCTCGCGATCTTGAAAAGGATCAAGCATCTTAGTCTCGGCGGCAACTTCTTTTCTGGTCCAATTCCGGATGTTTACTCCGAGATTCAGAGCCTTGAGTACTTGGGCTTGAACGGCAACTCACAAACTGGCAAGTTTCCGGCGAGTCTCGGTCGGTTAAGTAATCTCAAAGAAATGTACGTGGGGTACTTTAACGCTTTCGATGGAGGTATTCCGCCGGAGTTGGGATCGCTCAGCTCGCTTCAAGTCCTCGACATGTCGAGCTGTAACCTCACCGGCGAGATTCCAAAGAGTCTGAACCTTCTGAAGAACTTGCAGTTACTGTTTTTACAAATCAACCGCCTCACAGGTTATATACCTCCTGAATTATCTGGTTTGGTTAGCTTGAGACAGCTGGATCTTTCGATCAATGAACTCGCTGGGGAGATCCCAGAAAGTTTCTCAACACTTACAAATATCACGCTAATTAACCTGTTCAAAAACCACCTTCGTGGTCCAATCCCTGCGTATTTTGGTGACCTTCCAAATCTTGAGGTACTTCAGGTATGGGAAAATAACTTCACGTTTGAACTCCCAAATAACCTGGGCCAGAATGGAAAACTCAAACTCTTTGATGTAGCGACGAACCAACTCACCGGCCCGGTTCCTCTGGTTTTGTGTGCGGGAGGTAAGTTGAAGACTCTGATTTTGATGGAAAATTTCTTTTCTGGGGCAATTCCCATGGAGATCGGCGACTGCAAGTCGTTAACAAGAATCCGAATCGCGAAGAACTTACTCAGCGGGACGATCCCGGCTGGGATTTTTAACTTGCCCTCGGTAGAAGTAGTCGAAGTCAGCGATAACTACTTCTCCGGTGAGCTTCCCCTCAAAATCTCAGGGGACGCTCTTGAAACTCTTGTACTTTCCAACAACAGAATTACCGGGAAAATCCCTTCTGCGATCGGGAATCTCAAAAACCTGCGAACTTTATCACTGGAAATGAATAGACTTTCAGGTGAGATTCCTAGTGAACTGTTTGGTTTACCCAATTTGATGAATATCAACATCAGCGCCAACAACCACATTAGCGGCGAGATCCCAACTTCTATCGCCCGCTGTACTTCTCTTAGCTCCATCGATTTCAGCCGAAACAATCTCTTCGGAGAAATTCCAAAGGAGATTGCGAAGTTGATGATGCTCAGCACTCTGAATCTTTCCAATAACCAGATCACCGGCTGCATACCAGAGGAAATGCGCGACATGAGCAGCCTCGTAACCTTGGACCTATCCAATAATGATTTGGTGGGGAGAGTTCCTAGTGGTTTTGTGATATACGATGACAGTTCATTCGCTGGAAACCCAAATCTGGGTCCCCAAAGCCATTTCTCTTGCCCATCTTCACTCGGTGAGGTTCAGAATTCGAGTCAAACCCACGGTAGGTTTTGTTCTCCGGTGCTCATTGTGTGCATTGCAGTGTTCGTCACTGCTCTGCTATCAGTACCGCCTCAAAGCAGACAGCCACGTAAGCAAAGGCGGCACAGGGATCGTGGAGCGCGGGAAGGCCACGTCAGAACTCACTGA